The proteins below are encoded in one region of Corynebacterium felinum:
- a CDS encoding ABC transporter ATP-binding protein, with protein MTTGKNNSTADPEKKSLITRCFQRFFQRQNTFVPALASDALAPESLGETFRFFTTLPHCWSRRWVLGIIALHSVILSFFVLQSTVFGHVVDALRGTEVPVGGTGMDAALILIAIGGLSLIVDALGRALSEYFVGLKLRTLSVDLKRACLDSVLRAPIPEVMKLGTGNVITRMTNDVDDSMRVLIPIGSRIINTVLLFPFTLGALVLIDARFLLVFLVSLVLVYPSTKKTLRALPQVSNHMSVAEAQRNSTLLDTLRGLPTLRAFHYGDWALERMKKNSWAAMQASADRVPYLVRLLYCGQFAYGAWLIGTIILALWLVHQGSVSEGQAASAIFLVVRAEIHIFNVVFFSGEIQAAATMLGRAVSLAKMQQASDKPEPANLHAPADITLNNLRFTYPGGGEVIPPLNLHLQAHTKTALVGASGAGKSTLAGLIAGLHIPTGGQILIGDVDTQEVSDAWTARNVTLLSQEVHVFSGTLRQDLQWAAPSATDEQLLEALATVGLSTKTQAFQRSFPDGLDTLVGAGEEEMSPEIAQQIALARVVLRQPHVVILDEATSEAGSEHAHTLERAAMAVTEGKTALVVAHRLDQAVSADRIIVMEEGRIVEDGTHDQLVALGKRYAQLYARWSGNHHKD; from the coding sequence ATGACAACTGGAAAAAATAACTCCACCGCCGATCCAGAAAAGAAATCTCTGATCACACGCTGTTTTCAGCGATTTTTCCAGCGCCAAAACACTTTCGTGCCCGCGTTGGCTTCAGATGCTTTAGCGCCGGAAAGCCTTGGTGAGACGTTCCGCTTTTTCACTACATTGCCACATTGCTGGTCGCGCAGATGGGTGCTGGGAATCATCGCCTTGCATTCAGTGATCTTGAGCTTTTTCGTCCTCCAATCCACGGTTTTTGGCCATGTTGTGGATGCGTTGCGCGGCACTGAGGTACCTGTTGGGGGCACCGGCATGGACGCGGCGTTGATTCTCATCGCTATCGGCGGTTTGTCATTGATCGTGGATGCGTTGGGGCGCGCGCTTTCCGAGTACTTTGTGGGGCTGAAACTGCGCACTTTAAGCGTGGATCTCAAACGTGCTTGCTTGGATTCGGTGTTGCGTGCACCGATTCCTGAGGTGATGAAGCTGGGCACCGGCAACGTGATTACTCGCATGACTAATGATGTCGACGATTCTATGCGGGTACTTATCCCGATCGGCAGCAGGATTATTAATACGGTTTTGCTTTTCCCTTTCACCCTCGGGGCTTTAGTGCTTATCGACGCCCGGTTCTTGCTCGTTTTCTTAGTCTCGCTGGTGTTGGTATACCCGAGCACGAAAAAGACGTTGCGTGCACTCCCGCAGGTGTCCAACCACATGAGCGTGGCTGAAGCACAACGCAATTCCACATTGCTTGATACTTTGCGTGGTTTGCCCACGTTAAGGGCGTTTCACTATGGCGACTGGGCTTTAGAACGCATGAAAAAGAACAGTTGGGCTGCGATGCAGGCAAGCGCCGATCGTGTGCCTTACTTGGTGCGCCTGTTGTATTGTGGGCAGTTCGCCTATGGTGCGTGGCTTATTGGCACCATCATTCTTGCGCTGTGGTTGGTGCATCAGGGAAGTGTGAGTGAAGGCCAAGCCGCCTCGGCAATCTTTTTGGTTGTTCGTGCCGAAATCCACATCTTTAACGTGGTGTTTTTCTCCGGCGAAATCCAGGCCGCAGCGACCATGCTGGGCCGTGCTGTGTCCTTAGCGAAAATGCAGCAGGCAAGTGACAAGCCAGAGCCTGCTAATTTGCATGCTCCTGCGGATATCACGCTGAACAATCTGCGCTTTACTTATCCCGGTGGTGGGGAAGTGATACCACCACTAAATTTGCATCTTCAGGCACATACAAAAACTGCACTTGTTGGTGCTTCTGGTGCCGGAAAATCAACCCTCGCTGGCTTGATTGCAGGCCTGCATATTCCCACTGGTGGGCAGATCCTCATTGGGGATGTGGACACTCAAGAAGTCTCCGATGCGTGGACTGCCCGTAATGTCACACTGTTAAGCCAAGAAGTGCATGTCTTTTCTGGCACATTGCGCCAAGACTTACAGTGGGCTGCCCCATCGGCCACGGATGAACAACTGCTTGAAGCTCTAGCAACAGTGGGGCTTAGCACAAAAACCCAGGCTTTTCAGCGCTCTTTCCCCGATGGGCTAGACACTTTAGTGGGTGCAGGCGAGGAGGAAATGAGCCCAGAGATTGCCCAGCAGATCGCTCTAGCCCGCGTGGTGCTGCGACAACCTCATGTGGTTATTTTGGATGAAGCCACCAGTGAGGCAGGCAGTGAACACGCTCACACTCTCGAACGGGCCGCGATGGCGGTGACCGAAGGGAAAACCGCACTAGTGGTTGCTCACCGGTTGGATCAGGCAGTGAGCGCCGATCGGATCATTGTGATGGAGGAAGGAAGGATTGTTGAGGATGGCACTCACGATCAGCTCGTGGCGTTAGGGAAGAGGTATGCGCAACTTTATGCGCGTTGGAGTGGCAACCATCACAAGGATTAG